The following proteins come from a genomic window of Alnus glutinosa chromosome 10, dhAlnGlut1.1, whole genome shotgun sequence:
- the LOC133880165 gene encoding uncharacterized protein LOC133880165 yields the protein MFGFLCSRQLLVLKHRRTHLGFLQQTGVFIVKSFTSVGSLVESNEKPEEEKHSFVVSYLINSCGLSAKSAILASRSVVFQNPEKPDSVLNFLKENGFSNAQISQIVRSHPLVLLAHPEKTLLPKIELIRSIGISSSDLTTIIASNTLLFKTNLKKRLIGSYDFLKTVLVDEKVLTTFKRSPRAFLSDVTNTMAPNIALMRQLGAPLSTISFLVSNHPSTAFIKHTRFAEAAHQVTEMGFDPLKTVFVLAIQALLKMSKPKLESRLELYKRWGWSRDTALAAFKRHPNCLVVSEENMTKTMDFLVNKSGWTSTDVATNPRVINLSLEKRIIPRWSVVQILLAKGLVKNNLALGTFLLPSERVFLEKFVIRFRDDVPQLLKVYQGKMSASCQISV from the coding sequence ATGTTTGGTTTTCTCTGTTCAAGACAGCTACTAGTACTCAAACACAGGAGGACCCATTTGGGTTTTCTTCAGCAAACTGGTGTCTTTATTGTCAAATCGTTTACATCAGTTGGTAGTTTAGTTGAATCTAATGAAAAACCAGAAGAGGAAAAACATTCTTTTGTAGTGTCTTACCTCATTAACTCTTGTGGGTTGTCCGCAAAATCTGCAATTTTAGCATCCCGGAGCGTAGTATTTCAGAACCCAGAGAAACCAGACTCAGTGCTGAATTTTCTTAAAGAGAATGGATTCAGCAATGCCCAGATCTCCCAAATCGTCAGGAGTCATCCACTGGTTCTTTTAGCTCACCCGGAGAAGACCCTTTTGCCCAAGATTGAGCTTATCCGTTCCATAGGGATTTCGAGCTCCGACCTCACTACCATCATTGCTTCAAACACATTACTGTTCAAAACCAACTTAAAGAAACGTCTTATCGGGTCCTATGATTTCCTTAAGACTGTACTTGTTGACGAGAAAGTCCTGACAACTTTCAAGCGCTCACCACGGGCTTTTCTATCCGATGTAACGAATACTATGGCTCCTAATATTGCACTTATGAGACAACTTGGAGCGCCTCTATCTACAATCTCATTCTTGGTAAGTAATCATCCCTCTACAGCGTTTATTAAGCATACTAGGTTTGCTGAGGCTGCCCACCAGGTTACGGAAATGGGATTCGATCCCTTAAAAACGGTGTTTGTCCTGGCAATCCAAGCATTATTGAAGATGAGTAAACCAAAGCTGGAATCAAGATTGGAGCTTTATAAGAGGTGGGGTTGGTCAAGGGACACGGCCCTCGCAGCATTTAAAAGGCATCCAAATTGTTTGGTAGTTTCAGAAGAGAATATGACGAAAACAATGGATTTCCTTGTGAACAAAAGTGGTTGGACATCAACAGATGTTGCTACAAATCCTCGAGTTATAAATTTAAGCTTGGAAAAAAGAATTATCCCTCGGTGGTCGGTTGTTCAAATTTTGCTAGCCAAGGGTTTGGTCAAGAATAACTTGGCCTTGGGGACTTTCTTGCTACCGAGTGAGAGGGTGTTTTTGGAGAAGTTTGTGATCAGATTTCGGGATGATGTTCCTCAATTGTTGAAGGTATATCAGGGTAAGATGTCTGCTTCATGTCAGATTTCAGTCTGA